From the genome of Corallococcus macrosporus DSM 14697:
TACGGCTTCAAAGACAACAACGTCATCATCCCCATCTACGTCATCGAGGAGATCGACCAGTTCAAGCGCGATCTCTCCGAGCTGGGCCGCAACGCGCGCCTGGTGGCGCGCTACCTGGACTCGTTCCGCGCCGAGGGCTCGCTGAAGGAGGGGGTGCCCCTGCCGCACGGCGGCATGCTGCGGGTGAGCTTCACCGAGCGCGCCCTGCCGCCGTCCATGGCGGACGGCAACCTGATGGACAACCGCATCCTCGGGGTGGCGCTGGACCTGATGGAGGCGGAGCCGGACACGCAGGCCGTCTTCATCACCAAGGACACCAACCTCCGCATCCGCGCGGACGCCCTGGGCCTCATCGCCCAGGACTACGACACCGAGCGGGTGGAGATCACCGAGCTGTACACCGGCTTCGCCGAGCGGCTGGTCCCCAAGGACCTGGTGGACCAGATGTACCGCCAGGGCGCGGAGGTGGAGCTGCCGGACACCGAGTCCCTGTTCGCCAACCAGGTGGTGCTCCTCAAGGACGAGACGAACCCGTCCCACACCGCCATGGGCCGCTACAACGGGGCCCGGGGCCGGCTGGTGCCGCTGGCGCGGCAGATCAAGGACGGGACGTGGGGCGTCCGCCCGCGCAACATGGAGCAGGCCTTCTGCCTGGACCTGCTGCTCAACGACGACATCAAGCTGGTCACCATCGTGGGCAAGGCGGGCACGGGCAAGACGCTGCTCGCCATCGCCGCGGGCCTGCAGAAGGTGACGGAGGAGGGGCTCTACCAGAAGCTGCTGGTCAGCCGGCCCATCTTCCCGCTGGGGCGGGACATCGGGTATCTGCCCGGCAGCGTCGAGGAGAAGCTCAACCCCTGGATGCAGCCCATCTTCGACAACGTGGAGTTCCTGATGAACCTCAGCCGCGCGGACAAGAAGGCCGGGCGCGGCTACCACGAGCTGCTGGACCTGGGGCTGATGGAGATCGAGCCGCTCACGTACATCCGCGGCCGCAGCCTGCCCAACCAGTTCATCATCGTGGACGAGGCCCAGAACCTCACGCCGCACGAGGTGAAGACCATCATCACCCGCGTGGGCGACAACACGAAGATCATCCTCACGGGAGACCCGTTCCAGATCGACAACCCGTACGTGGACGCGACGAACAACGGCCTGGTCCACGTGGTCAACCGCTTCAAGAGCGAGAAGATCGCGGCG
Proteins encoded in this window:
- a CDS encoding PhoH family protein, coding for MRKNFILDTNVLLHDPRSIYGFKDNNVIIPIYVIEEIDQFKRDLSELGRNARLVARYLDSFRAEGSLKEGVPLPHGGMLRVSFTERALPPSMADGNLMDNRILGVALDLMEAEPDTQAVFITKDTNLRIRADALGLIAQDYDTERVEITELYTGFAERLVPKDLVDQMYRQGAEVELPDTESLFANQVVLLKDETNPSHTAMGRYNGARGRLVPLARQIKDGTWGVRPRNMEQAFCLDLLLNDDIKLVTIVGKAGTGKTLLAIAAGLQKVTEEGLYQKLLVSRPIFPLGRDIGYLPGSVEEKLNPWMQPIFDNVEFLMNLSRADKKAGRGYHELLDLGLMEIEPLTYIRGRSLPNQFIIVDEAQNLTPHEVKTIITRVGDNTKIILTGDPFQIDNPYVDATNNGLVHVVNRFKSEKIAAHITMAKGERSALAELAANLL